A genomic segment from Frateuria edaphi encodes:
- a CDS encoding glycosyltransferase family 2 protein, producing MKISYVIPVYQNEGSIERTWEAIVSLFSSGLAGYDYEILFVNDGSKDRSATEMEEVAAKDPKVRLIQFTRNFGQIAAIVAGYEHATGDAIINMSADLQDPAELTVDMVRAWRAGSHVVVGHRADREDSMMARMLSKLAYGALRVSNPNIPEGGFDFVLLSRYALDIFLTFKGRNRFFQGDVLWSGLPATFIPYVRRKRTIGKSQYNFSKKLKLFYDFLLDGSYLPIRIMSVCGVLSSVLGLSYAALIIVLRLIGDVPFQGWAPIMVVVLVIGGMIMFMLSLIGEYLWRILDEIKAKPLYIIKSDGTGNDKRQD from the coding sequence ATGAAAATAAGTTACGTCATTCCGGTCTATCAGAACGAGGGTTCGATTGAACGGACGTGGGAAGCCATCGTCAGCCTCTTCTCAAGCGGGCTGGCTGGCTACGATTACGAAATACTGTTCGTAAATGATGGATCCAAGGATCGGTCGGCTACCGAAATGGAGGAAGTCGCCGCTAAGGATCCAAAAGTTCGGCTGATCCAGTTCACGCGGAATTTTGGACAGATCGCAGCGATCGTCGCCGGCTACGAACACGCGACAGGCGACGCGATCATCAATATGTCCGCGGACCTGCAAGATCCGGCCGAACTCACTGTCGACATGGTGCGGGCGTGGCGTGCCGGGTCGCATGTCGTGGTCGGTCATCGGGCTGACCGCGAGGACTCGATGATGGCCCGCATGCTTTCGAAGTTGGCCTATGGTGCGCTTCGGGTTTCAAATCCCAATATTCCCGAGGGCGGATTCGACTTTGTTCTGCTGAGCAGATATGCGCTCGACATTTTCCTGACTTTCAAGGGTCGCAACCGGTTCTTTCAGGGTGATGTGCTGTGGTCGGGCCTTCCCGCCACCTTCATCCCCTATGTGCGGAGAAAACGGACGATTGGCAAGTCCCAATATAATTTCAGTAAGAAGTTGAAATTGTTCTACGACTTTCTTTTGGACGGCTCTTATCTACCCATCCGGATCATGTCTGTCTGCGGGGTGCTGAGTTCCGTCCTCGGCCTGTCTTACGCGGCGCTGATCATTGTGCTTCGACTGATAGGTGATGTGCCGTTCCAAGGCTGGGCGCCGATCATGGTCGTGGTACTGGTGATAGGCGGCATGATCATGTTCATGTTGAGCCTGATCGGCGAGTATCTGTGGCGAATCCTGGACGAGATCAAGGCCAAGCCCCTTTATATTATCAAGAGCGATGGGACCGGGAATGATAAGCGCCAGGACTGA
- the cysN gene encoding sulfate adenylyltransferase subunit CysN, with product MRRDEHPPIDALAASAVDAYLQQHETKGLLRFITCGSVDDGKSTLLGRLLYDTKLLFDDQLAALEGDSRRHGTQNGELDFALLVDGLAAEREQGITIDVAYRFFGTDRRKFIVADCPGHEQYTRNMATGASTADLAVVLVDARKGLLTQTRRHSYICSLLGIRHVLLAVNKMDLVDHAQATFRGVEAAYRELATQLGIPEVTAIPVSALRGDNVSARSTVMPWYTGPSLLEHLETVAIEPPVATTGFRMPVQWVCRPDQHFRGYAGTLVAGEIKPGDEVVVLPGGARSRVERVLGPDGDIELARAGQAVTLTLADERDVSRGDVLASANQPPQVADQFAAHILWMDNQALLPGRPYWLKIGARTVSAQITEIKHRIDVNTQEHLAAKRLELNEVGVCNLSLDHAIPFEAYEHCRELGAFILIDRQTNATVAAGALDFALRRAENIHWQHLTIDHQARSRIKGQRPRCVWFTGLSGSGKSTVANLLDKRLHAMGYHTYVLDGDNVRHGLNRDLGFTDEDRVENIRRVAEVAKLMVDAGLIVLVSFISPFRSERAMARELFGEGEFVEVFVDTPLELCEQRDPKGLYAKARAGGIRNFTGIDSPYEKPQGAELILTTADHAPEELAARVAEVLVREQQ from the coding sequence ATGCGCCGCGACGAACACCCCCCAATCGACGCCCTGGCCGCTTCGGCCGTGGATGCCTACCTGCAGCAGCATGAGACCAAGGGCCTGCTGCGCTTCATTACCTGCGGCAGCGTGGACGACGGCAAGAGCACCTTGCTCGGGCGCCTGTTGTACGACACCAAGCTGCTGTTCGACGACCAGTTGGCCGCGCTCGAAGGTGACAGCCGCCGCCACGGCACGCAGAACGGCGAGCTCGACTTTGCCCTGCTGGTCGACGGCCTGGCGGCCGAGCGCGAGCAGGGCATTACCATCGACGTAGCCTACCGCTTCTTCGGCACCGATCGGCGCAAGTTCATCGTTGCCGACTGCCCCGGGCACGAGCAGTACACGCGCAACATGGCAACCGGTGCCTCCACTGCAGACCTCGCCGTGGTGCTGGTGGACGCGCGCAAGGGCCTGCTCACCCAGACGCGCCGGCACAGCTACATCTGCAGCCTGCTCGGCATCCGTCACGTGCTATTGGCGGTCAACAAGATGGATCTGGTGGACCATGCCCAGGCCACCTTCCGGGGCGTCGAGGCAGCCTACCGAGAACTGGCCACCCAGCTGGGCATTCCCGAGGTCACCGCGATCCCGGTATCGGCCTTGCGCGGGGACAACGTGTCGGCCCGCAGCACCGTGATGCCCTGGTACACCGGCCCAAGCCTGCTCGAACACCTCGAAACGGTGGCCATCGAGCCGCCGGTCGCCACCACCGGCTTCCGCATGCCGGTGCAGTGGGTGTGCCGCCCGGACCAGCATTTCCGCGGCTATGCCGGCACCCTCGTAGCCGGCGAGATCAAGCCCGGTGACGAAGTGGTGGTCCTGCCCGGCGGCGCGCGTTCCCGGGTCGAGCGCGTGCTTGGGCCGGACGGCGACATCGAGCTGGCCCGTGCCGGCCAGGCCGTCACGCTGACCCTCGCCGACGAACGCGACGTCAGCCGCGGCGACGTGCTCGCCAGCGCGAACCAGCCGCCGCAGGTGGCCGACCAGTTCGCCGCGCACATCCTCTGGATGGACAACCAGGCCCTGCTGCCCGGGCGCCCTTACTGGCTGAAGATCGGGGCCCGCACGGTCAGTGCCCAGATCACCGAGATCAAGCACCGGATCGACGTGAACACCCAGGAGCACCTGGCCGCCAAACGGCTGGAGCTCAACGAGGTTGGCGTGTGTAACCTCAGCCTTGACCACGCCATTCCCTTCGAGGCTTATGAGCACTGCCGCGAGCTCGGTGCGTTCATCCTGATCGATCGCCAGACCAATGCCACGGTGGCCGCCGGCGCGCTCGACTTCGCGCTGCGGCGCGCCGAGAACATCCACTGGCAACACCTGACCATCGACCACCAGGCCCGCTCCCGCATCAAGGGCCAGCGCCCGCGTTGCGTGTGGTTCACCGGCCTGTCCGGCTCGGGCAAATCGACCGTCGCCAATCTGCTGGACAAGCGCCTGCATGCGATGGGCTACCACACCTACGTGCTGGACGGAGACAACGTCCGCCACGGCCTAAACCGCGACCTGGGCTTTACCGACGAGGACCGCGTGGAGAACATCCGGCGTGTGGCCGAAGTCGCCAAACTCATGGTCGATGCGGGCCTGATCGTGCTGGTTTCCTTCATCAGCCCGTTCCGCAGCGAACGCGCGATGGCGCGCGAGCTGTTCGGCGAAGGAGAGTTTGTCGAGGTATTCGTCGACACTCCGCTGGAGCTCTGTGAGCAGCGCGATCCCAAGGGCTTGTACGCAAAGGCGCGCGCCGGCGGCATTCGCAATTTCACCGGCATTGATTCGCCGTACGAGAAGCCGCAGGGTGCCGAACTGATTCTGACCACGGCGGACCACGCCCCAGAGGAGCTAGCTGCGCGCGTGGCGGAGGTACTGGTTCGTGAGCAGCAATGA